A genomic segment from Chitinophaga flava encodes:
- the egtB gene encoding ergothioneine biosynthesis protein EgtB encodes MQLKNDYIKVRKRTEDICAPLKTEDYVVQPVADVSPPKWHLGHTTWFFETFVLTPNAKGYTEFDPQYNFVFNSYYESVGARVIRTDRGNLSRPSVEDIMHYRRHVDEAMTTFLEQEQTPELNALITLGLNHEEQHQELLYTDIKYILGHNPLFPAYDPNKTAVSATKPTASWLKMQAGLYEIGYAGNGFCFDNELGKHKVYLGDYAISETLVTNAEYLGFIEAGGYNDFRHWHAEGWDWVKKNQVGMPMYWYHVDGQWLHYNWQGLKPLQPDAPLCHISYYEAAAFASWKGFRLPTEFEWEAAAPSLSWGARWEWTESAYLPYPGFTKAPGAIGEYNGKFMVSQIVLRGASEVTPPHHSRISYRNFFHPSLRWQFTGIRLAK; translated from the coding sequence ATGCAACTGAAAAATGACTATATCAAAGTACGCAAAAGAACGGAAGATATCTGCGCACCGCTCAAAACAGAAGACTACGTAGTACAACCCGTGGCAGATGTAAGCCCCCCCAAATGGCACCTCGGGCATACCACCTGGTTTTTTGAAACTTTTGTATTAACACCTAACGCTAAAGGATATACGGAGTTTGATCCACAATATAATTTTGTTTTCAACAGTTACTATGAATCTGTAGGTGCACGGGTTATCCGTACCGACCGGGGCAACCTGAGCCGGCCTTCTGTGGAAGATATTATGCATTACCGCCGGCATGTAGATGAAGCCATGACAACATTCCTTGAACAGGAACAAACACCTGAGCTCAATGCGCTCATTACCCTTGGATTAAATCATGAAGAACAACATCAGGAATTATTATACACAGACATCAAATACATTCTGGGCCATAATCCGCTTTTCCCGGCTTATGACCCAAATAAAACAGCAGTCTCCGCAACAAAACCCACAGCTTCCTGGTTAAAGATGCAGGCCGGCCTCTATGAAATAGGTTATGCCGGCAACGGTTTCTGCTTTGATAATGAGCTGGGTAAACATAAAGTATACCTCGGTGATTATGCTATCAGTGAAACATTGGTCACCAATGCAGAATATCTGGGTTTTATAGAAGCCGGCGGCTACAATGATTTTCGCCACTGGCATGCAGAAGGATGGGACTGGGTGAAGAAAAACCAGGTGGGAATGCCCATGTATTGGTATCATGTGGATGGACAATGGCTGCATTACAACTGGCAGGGGCTAAAACCCCTGCAACCTGATGCTCCTTTGTGTCATATCAGTTATTACGAAGCAGCTGCATTCGCCTCCTGGAAAGGATTTCGGCTGCCCACTGAATTTGAATGGGAGGCTGCTGCACCATCACTCTCCTGGGGAGCACGCTGGGAATGGACAGAAAGCGCCTATCTTCCCTATCCCGGCTTCACCAAAGCCCCAGGTGCAATCGGTGAGTATAATGGTAAGTTCATGGTCAGCCAGATTGTGCTCAGAGGCGCTTCGGAAGTCACACCTCCACATCATAGCCGCATCAGTTACCGCAACTTTTTCCATCCTTCCCTGCGATGGCAGTTTACCGGTATCAGGCTCGCAAAATAA
- a CDS encoding L-histidine N(alpha)-methyltransferase, with protein MQSPVIPGHMVFYKSKPVTGTFYEEVVRGLTAPQKYLDSKYFYDATGDQLFQQIMQCHEYYLTGCEMEILTTRAAEITDAIIRQAGTFDVVELGAGDATKSIHLLRQLLASEVDFTYFPIDISANVIRHLEQELPATLPDLQLKGLNGEYFGMLQAANTYSRKKKVVLFLGANIGNFDPAAAHSFCEELKELLQPGDLLLTGFDLKKHPQVILHAYNDDAGITKAFNLNLLTRINRELGANFDLSKFEHYPTYDPGTGACKSYLISLEKQQVKIGDNLYIDFAENEPLYMEISQKYSLEETEQLALQAGFKPVARFFDSKKWFVDCLWQCD; from the coding sequence ATGCAATCCCCTGTAATTCCTGGCCACATGGTCTTTTACAAAAGCAAGCCGGTGACCGGCACTTTTTATGAAGAAGTTGTCCGCGGCCTTACCGCTCCGCAGAAATACCTGGACTCCAAATATTTTTATGATGCTACCGGTGATCAGCTGTTTCAGCAGATCATGCAATGCCATGAATATTACCTGACCGGCTGTGAAATGGAGATCCTCACCACCCGCGCAGCAGAAATCACTGATGCCATCATCCGGCAGGCCGGTACTTTCGACGTAGTAGAACTAGGTGCCGGAGATGCTACCAAGTCTATACACCTGCTGCGTCAGCTGCTGGCCAGCGAAGTAGATTTCACCTATTTTCCGATTGATATATCCGCCAATGTAATCCGCCACCTGGAACAGGAACTGCCGGCAACCCTCCCTGACCTGCAGTTAAAAGGCCTGAATGGCGAATATTTTGGAATGCTGCAAGCAGCAAACACCTATAGCCGTAAAAAGAAAGTAGTACTGTTTCTGGGGGCCAACATCGGCAACTTCGATCCTGCGGCAGCCCATAGCTTCTGCGAGGAATTAAAAGAGCTGCTGCAACCCGGTGACCTCTTACTGACCGGCTTCGACCTGAAAAAACACCCACAGGTGATCCTCCATGCCTATAACGACGATGCAGGTATTACAAAAGCATTTAACCTTAACCTGCTCACCCGTATCAACCGGGAGCTCGGAGCCAATTTTGACCTCTCCAAATTCGAGCATTACCCCACTTACGATCCTGGTACCGGAGCCTGTAAAAGTTATCTGATAAGCCTCGAAAAACAACAGGTAAAAATCGGTGATAACTTATACATCGACTTCGCGGAAAATGAACCACTGTACATGGAAATATCCCAAAAGTATTCTCTGGAAGAGACAGAGCAACTGGCATTGCAGGCAGGCTTTAAACCAGTAGCCCGCTTCTTCGATAGTAAAAAATGGTTTGTAGACTGCCTCTGGCAGTGTGACTGA
- a CDS encoding ABC transporter permease/substrate-binding protein encodes MDTPETFFDFVRQQSGKLLEQTLTHTGLTFISVLIAVCIGVPAGILISRHKKLAGPVLGITGILQTIPSIALLGFMIPLLGIGPKPAIVALFLYALLPVVRNTYTGILGVDTSVMEAATGMGMNRRQLLLRVQLPLAMPVILAGIRTATVINVGVATLAAYIAAGGLGEFIFGGIALNNTNMMLAGAIPAALLAILFDWGLAQLQRLNSRKARKTILVLPALLLLLSSFYLLPDSYSTHLKAGFTPEFMGRKDGAIGLRTVYGLHLRTLVISDMIMYKAAYEKKLDVISGSSTDGRVKAFDLVVLEDDKHIFPPYYAAPIVRQEVLDKYPELEQVLNLLAGTINDSIMTDLNYRVDYLKQNPQQVAKDFLVKTGLWKPAKSGTKGTVRIGAKIFGDGYILANMYQMLIAGYTDLTATTKTGLGGTKIVFDALVNDQIDLYPEYTGTGLLVILQAPQHTVDSIIGDSKKVYDYVKDGFDKQYHVKWLNPIGFNNTYALMMRREQASRLHISTISGLTNYIHHH; translated from the coding sequence ATCCTCATCTCCCGTCACAAAAAACTGGCAGGCCCTGTACTGGGCATCACAGGTATACTACAAACCATCCCCAGCATTGCCTTGTTGGGCTTTATGATCCCCTTACTGGGTATAGGCCCCAAACCCGCCATCGTGGCCCTGTTCCTTTATGCATTGCTCCCCGTGGTACGTAATACCTACACCGGTATATTGGGTGTAGATACCAGTGTCATGGAGGCTGCTACCGGTATGGGCATGAACCGGCGACAGTTGTTGCTCCGTGTACAGTTACCACTGGCCATGCCCGTCATACTGGCTGGCATTCGTACCGCTACGGTCATCAATGTAGGAGTAGCCACACTGGCGGCTTACATCGCTGCCGGCGGTCTGGGTGAATTTATCTTCGGCGGTATCGCCCTCAACAATACCAACATGATGCTCGCAGGTGCCATCCCCGCTGCATTGCTGGCCATCCTCTTCGACTGGGGACTGGCACAGCTCCAGCGTCTCAATAGCAGGAAAGCACGTAAAACAATACTGGTACTGCCCGCCCTGCTCCTGCTCCTCTCCTCTTTCTACTTGCTGCCAGATAGTTACAGCACTCACCTTAAAGCAGGATTCACCCCTGAGTTTATGGGCAGAAAAGATGGCGCCATCGGGCTGCGCACCGTATACGGGCTACACCTGCGAACACTCGTTATCAGCGATATGATCATGTATAAGGCCGCCTATGAAAAAAAACTCGATGTGATCAGCGGCAGCAGCACTGATGGAAGAGTAAAAGCCTTTGACCTGGTAGTGCTGGAAGATGACAAACACATCTTTCCGCCTTATTATGCAGCCCCGATAGTGAGACAGGAGGTCCTGGATAAATATCCCGAACTGGAGCAGGTACTCAACCTCCTGGCTGGTACAATTAATGATAGCATAATGACGGATCTGAACTATCGCGTGGATTATCTCAAACAAAACCCGCAGCAGGTAGCCAAAGATTTCCTGGTCAAAACCGGACTATGGAAACCAGCTAAAAGCGGCACTAAAGGTACTGTCCGCATCGGCGCTAAAATATTCGGGGATGGCTATATCCTGGCAAACATGTATCAGATGCTGATAGCAGGATATACCGATCTCACCGCCACCACCAAAACAGGACTCGGTGGCACTAAAATCGTATTCGACGCACTGGTCAACGATCAGATAGACCTCTATCCGGAATATACCGGTACGGGCCTGCTGGTGATTCTCCAGGCGCCACAACACACTGTAGACAGTATCATCGGCGACAGCAAAAAAGTATATGACTATGTAAAGGATGGCTTTGATAAACAATACCACGTGAAATGGCTCAACCCTATCGGCTTTAATAATACCTACGCCCTGATGATGCGCCGCGAACAGGCATCCAGGCTGCATATTAGCACAATATCCGGTTTAACAAACTATATACACCATCACTAA